In Hymenobacter sublimis, a single genomic region encodes these proteins:
- a CDS encoding sigma-54-dependent transcriptional regulator, with amino-acid sequence MPRILIIDDEKAIRHTLKEILEYESYQVDQAEDGPTGLDMLIRDKYDVVLCDIKMPKMDGIEVLERARIVAPNAAFIMVSAHGNVEMAVDATKKGAFDFLQKPPDLNRLLVTVRNALDRTKLTAETTKLATENKTLKKKLAKNSEMIGDSAALTAVRKAIEKVAPTDARVLITGPNGAGKEMVARQLHELSNRSSGPLIEVNCAAIPSELIESELFGHEKGSFTSAVKQRIGKFEQADGGTLFLDEIGDMSLSAQAKVLRALQESKITRVGGEKEISVNVRVLAATNKDLLQEIADRNFREDLYHRLSVILIQVPALNDRRDDIPALIEKFLKDIAADYGTKPKRIEDSALAYLQSLDWRGNIRELRNVVERLVIMSDDTISEADARAFAGK; translated from the coding sequence ATGCCCCGCATCTTAATTATTGACGACGAAAAAGCCATTCGGCACACGCTGAAGGAGATTCTCGAGTACGAAAGCTACCAGGTAGACCAGGCCGAAGATGGCCCCACGGGCCTGGATATGCTCATCCGCGACAAGTACGACGTGGTACTCTGCGACATCAAAATGCCCAAGATGGATGGCATTGAGGTGCTGGAGCGGGCCCGCATTGTGGCCCCCAACGCGGCCTTTATCATGGTGTCGGCTCACGGCAACGTAGAAATGGCCGTGGATGCTACCAAGAAAGGCGCCTTCGACTTCCTGCAGAAGCCGCCAGACCTGAACCGCCTGCTCGTGACCGTTCGCAACGCCCTGGACCGCACCAAGCTCACGGCCGAAACCACCAAGCTGGCTACTGAGAACAAAACGCTCAAGAAAAAGCTAGCCAAGAATTCCGAAATGATTGGCGACTCGGCCGCGCTTACGGCCGTGCGCAAAGCCATTGAGAAGGTAGCCCCTACCGATGCGCGTGTGCTCATTACCGGCCCGAACGGCGCTGGCAAGGAAATGGTGGCCCGCCAGCTGCACGAGCTCAGTAACCGCAGTAGTGGCCCGCTGATTGAGGTAAACTGCGCCGCTATTCCCTCGGAGCTAATTGAATCAGAGCTGTTTGGCCACGAAAAGGGCTCGTTTACTTCGGCCGTCAAGCAGCGCATCGGCAAGTTTGAGCAGGCTGACGGGGGCACCCTGTTCTTGGACGAAATCGGCGACATGAGCCTGTCGGCCCAGGCCAAGGTGCTCCGGGCCCTGCAGGAAAGCAAGATTACCCGCGTGGGGGGCGAAAAGGAAATCAGCGTGAACGTGCGCGTGCTGGCCGCTACCAACAAGGACCTGCTCCAAGAAATTGCCGACCGCAACTTCCGCGAAGACCTCTACCACCGCCTCTCCGTCATCCTGATTCAGGTGCCCGCCCTCAACGACCGGCGCGACGACATTCCTGCCCTCATCGAGAAGTTCCTGAAAGACATTGCCGCCGACTACGGCACCAAGCCCAAGCGTATTGAGGATTCGGCTCTGGCCTACCTGCAAAGCCTAGATTGGCGGGGCAACATCCGGGAGCTGCGCAACGTGGTAGAGCGCCTCGTCATCATGAGCGACGACACCATCTCGGAAGCCGACGCCCGCGCGTTTGCAGGGAAGTGA
- a CDS encoding glycoside hydrolase family 2 protein, with protein sequence MLFRSFTLPSRLLLAALVALISCTQPGTLSSPGSSPLPLTFNADWEFVRDVDTAVGPTFFARTDPSKPWETVGLPHTPRLEPVVTAGRQWQGTCFYRRFFRISPADTARRVAIRFEGAMHEADVYLNGRRLQRHQGGYLPFTVDLTPYLQVNADNCLLVKLNNQDNPTIPPGKPLKDLDFNYYGGLYRPVQLLIQDRLRITDAVESGRVAGGGILVHYENVSPQQATLHVQTEIRNDHHAARPAKLRTVLLNTAGQEVARAVTAAPLLTPGAATAVAQTFSLKSPQLWSPEQPTLYRLRVEVLDDKGRSVDQQEVATGVRTIRFAPEGFYLNGQKTRLRGTNRHQEYPYLGYALSDEMQYRDAWKIKEAGFNFVRCSHYPPSPAFLRACDELGILVMNSIPGWQFFGGEAFQRNSLQHVRDMVRRDRNHPSIVLWEAALNETDMSKSFMDQAHQAVHEELPFPTDVYTCGWLDYAYDVFIPARQHAKAPDYWHKYNKPKPILLCEYGDWEYYAQNAGFNQTAYAGLKESERTSRQLRGQGERALVQQALNFQEAHNDNFVGPAIGDANWLQFDYKRGYAPDIESSGIMDIYRLPKFAFYFYQSQYGPAPDALGFGKPMVYLASYAQASTAPRQVRVYSNCAEVELQLDGKTLARQRPDQDQYSSHLQHPSFTFTVPPFSGGTLRAVAYVNGKVAAEHLRRTPGPAHHLLLRIDKSGRDLTTGRQDAVFVYATVVDAQGTPVPEAATPIRFAVTSGDAELLGDNPVAAEAGIATTLLRAGRTPGTVQLTATAQGLPAATLSVRSVKP encoded by the coding sequence ATGCTGTTTCGCTCTTTTACCTTACCAAGCCGGCTGCTGCTGGCCGCGCTGGTAGCCCTGATTTCATGCACGCAGCCCGGTACTCTGTCTAGCCCTGGCTCTTCGCCCCTACCCCTCACCTTCAACGCCGACTGGGAGTTTGTGCGGGACGTGGACACGGCCGTGGGGCCAACCTTCTTCGCGCGCACTGACCCGTCGAAGCCCTGGGAAACGGTGGGCCTCCCCCATACGCCGCGCCTAGAACCGGTTGTTACCGCCGGTCGGCAGTGGCAGGGCACTTGCTTTTACCGCCGCTTTTTCCGGATAAGCCCTGCTGACACGGCCCGCCGAGTGGCCATCCGGTTTGAGGGTGCCATGCACGAGGCCGATGTGTATTTGAATGGCCGCCGCCTGCAACGTCACCAGGGCGGCTACCTACCCTTCACCGTCGACCTGACGCCCTATCTCCAGGTTAACGCCGATAACTGCCTGCTGGTCAAGCTTAACAACCAGGACAACCCCACCATTCCACCCGGCAAGCCGCTCAAAGACCTCGACTTCAACTACTACGGTGGCCTCTACCGCCCAGTGCAGCTGCTGATCCAGGACCGGCTGCGCATCACCGATGCCGTGGAGTCGGGGCGGGTAGCTGGCGGTGGGATTCTGGTGCACTATGAAAACGTGAGCCCCCAGCAGGCTACCCTTCACGTCCAGACCGAAATCCGCAACGACCACCACGCGGCCCGGCCTGCCAAGCTGCGCACCGTGCTACTCAATACAGCCGGCCAGGAAGTGGCCCGCGCTGTCACGGCTGCGCCCCTGCTCACGCCGGGCGCGGCCACGGCTGTTGCGCAAACTTTCTCCCTGAAGTCGCCCCAGCTGTGGTCGCCGGAGCAGCCTACCCTGTATCGGCTGCGGGTGGAAGTCCTGGACGATAAGGGCCGCAGTGTCGATCAGCAGGAGGTAGCAACGGGCGTACGGACTATTCGCTTTGCGCCCGAGGGCTTCTACCTCAATGGGCAGAAAACTCGGTTGCGCGGCACCAACCGCCACCAGGAGTATCCCTATTTGGGCTACGCGCTGTCGGATGAAATGCAGTACCGCGACGCCTGGAAAATCAAGGAAGCGGGCTTCAACTTCGTGCGCTGCTCCCACTACCCGCCCTCCCCAGCTTTCCTGCGGGCCTGCGACGAGCTGGGTATTCTGGTGATGAATTCTATTCCCGGCTGGCAGTTTTTTGGGGGCGAAGCCTTTCAGCGCAACAGCCTGCAGCACGTGCGCGACATGGTGCGCCGCGACCGGAACCACCCCAGCATTGTGCTCTGGGAAGCAGCCCTCAACGAAACCGACATGAGCAAGTCGTTCATGGATCAGGCCCACCAGGCGGTGCACGAGGAGCTGCCTTTCCCGACCGATGTGTACACCTGCGGCTGGCTGGATTACGCCTACGACGTGTTCATTCCGGCCCGCCAGCACGCCAAGGCCCCCGACTACTGGCACAAATACAACAAGCCCAAGCCCATCCTGCTTTGTGAGTACGGCGACTGGGAGTACTACGCCCAGAATGCGGGCTTCAACCAGACGGCCTACGCGGGCCTAAAGGAGTCGGAGCGGACTTCGCGCCAACTGCGCGGGCAGGGCGAGCGGGCCCTGGTGCAGCAAGCCCTCAATTTCCAGGAAGCCCACAACGACAACTTTGTGGGACCCGCCATCGGCGACGCCAACTGGCTGCAGTTTGACTACAAGCGCGGCTACGCCCCGGATATTGAGTCGTCGGGCATCATGGACATCTACCGCCTGCCGAAATTCGCCTTCTACTTCTACCAGAGCCAGTACGGTCCCGCCCCTGATGCTCTAGGGTTTGGCAAGCCGATGGTGTACCTGGCCAGTTACGCCCAGGCCAGCACCGCGCCGCGGCAAGTGCGGGTGTACAGCAACTGCGCCGAGGTAGAGCTGCAGCTTGATGGCAAAACCCTGGCCCGTCAGCGCCCCGACCAAGACCAGTATTCCTCTCACCTCCAGCACCCCTCGTTCACGTTCACCGTGCCGCCGTTCTCGGGAGGCACCTTGCGCGCCGTGGCGTACGTGAATGGCAAGGTGGCCGCCGAGCACCTGCGGCGTACGCCCGGCCCGGCTCATCACCTGCTGCTCCGCATTGATAAGAGCGGCCGTGACCTGACTACCGGCCGCCAGGATGCCGTATTCGTGTACGCCACCGTGGTTGATGCCCAAGGTACACCCGTGCCCGAGGCCGCTACCCCCATCCGTTTCGCCGTAACCAGCGGCGACGCTGAGTTGCTCGGCGACAACCCGGTGGCCGCCGAAGCCGGCATTGCCACCACCCTACTGCGGGCCGGTCGCACACCCGGCACAGTGCAGCTCACGGCCACTGCTCAAGGCCTGCCGGCGGCTACCTTGTCCGTGCGCAGCGTTAAACCGTAG
- a CDS encoding cellulase family glycosylhydrolase: MLLTQGPLAFAQKAPPARADVYVDAKGVLRWQGSKQEVALFGVNYTTPFAYSYRAHQKLGVNLEKAIDQDVYHLSRLGVDAFRVHVWDVEITDTVGNLLQNEHLRLLDYLVQQLKARQIKIILTPIAYWGNGYPEKDTAQTGFSSLYPKGRAYNNERAVRAQEKYLGQFLNHRNQYTGQLNREDPNIIAYEVCNEPHYRQPEAEVSRFVQRMVQAMRATGYKKPIFYNIAESPTVANAILGSPVQGFTFQWYPSALVGGHTLRGNMLPLVNQYPIPYAQDPRFASKPRMVYEFESADILQPVMYPLMARSFRSAGFQWATQFAYDPLAIAFANTEYQTHYLNLAYTPAKAISLLIAGKVFRQVPRGQQFRSYPQDSTFHDFRVSYRAGVSELNTPEEFYYTSSTTTQPRKPAALRRLAGTGSSPLVTYEGTGAYFLDQLATGVWRLEVMPDAIQVRDPFATTSLRQPVTRIAWNTQPLRLTLPNLGSDFTVRGLNEGNTFQGQATNGTVHLQPGVYIVAARSKNTSNFTAQTTLGAIKLGEFVAPSATNLPVQVLHTAPTQLQAGQAATLQATVAGAAATDSLLLVAQHYYGPTRTIPMRRLTLTTAEATVPANLLYPGLLRYWIVVKSNTRNTTFPGGHPGSPRDWDYAPREQWEASIVAAGTALPLYVASQDQQRTETGGVNGGGWADYVTTSNGQLALRLLQSPPPASPIPFADPAAPVAFLRAYFGDRLASRASDVSRFQEVVLRGRRGAGAGTVRLVLTTRDAAAYVADVELGADMQEVRVPLTAFRPGAQSLLPRPYPSFLPLTFQTVGPATLPLAQAEVLQVLLGPTTAPATPGRPFLDLESIYLR; this comes from the coding sequence TTGTTGCTTACCCAAGGCCCACTTGCGTTTGCCCAGAAGGCTCCTCCGGCCCGGGCCGATGTGTATGTGGATGCCAAAGGCGTACTGCGCTGGCAGGGTAGCAAGCAGGAAGTTGCCCTGTTTGGGGTGAATTATACCACTCCCTTCGCCTACTCCTACCGGGCCCACCAGAAGCTGGGCGTGAACCTGGAAAAAGCCATCGACCAGGATGTGTACCACCTCTCGCGGCTGGGCGTGGATGCCTTCCGGGTGCACGTCTGGGACGTGGAAATTACCGATACTGTGGGCAATTTGCTCCAGAACGAACACCTGCGCCTACTCGACTACTTGGTGCAGCAGTTGAAAGCGCGCCAGATCAAAATTATCCTGACTCCTATTGCTTATTGGGGCAACGGCTACCCCGAAAAAGACACGGCCCAAACCGGCTTCTCCTCCCTTTACCCCAAGGGCCGCGCCTACAACAACGAGCGGGCCGTGCGGGCCCAGGAAAAGTACTTGGGCCAGTTCCTGAACCACCGCAACCAGTACACCGGCCAGCTCAACCGCGAGGACCCCAACATCATTGCCTACGAGGTCTGCAATGAGCCCCACTACCGCCAGCCCGAGGCCGAAGTCAGCCGCTTTGTGCAGCGCATGGTGCAGGCCATGCGGGCTACAGGCTACAAGAAACCCATCTTTTACAACATTGCCGAAAGCCCCACGGTAGCCAATGCCATTCTGGGCAGCCCGGTGCAGGGCTTCACGTTTCAGTGGTACCCCTCGGCCCTGGTGGGCGGGCACACCTTGCGCGGCAACATGCTACCGCTGGTCAACCAGTATCCCATTCCCTACGCCCAGGATCCGCGCTTTGCCAGCAAGCCGCGCATGGTGTACGAGTTTGAGTCGGCCGATATTTTACAGCCCGTGATGTACCCGCTGATGGCCCGCTCCTTCCGCAGCGCCGGCTTTCAGTGGGCGACGCAGTTTGCCTACGACCCGCTGGCTATTGCCTTTGCCAACACCGAGTACCAGACCCACTACCTGAACTTAGCGTACACACCCGCCAAGGCCATCAGCCTGCTGATTGCGGGCAAGGTGTTCCGGCAAGTACCCCGGGGTCAGCAGTTCCGCTCCTACCCCCAGGACTCTACATTCCACGATTTTCGGGTGAGCTACCGCGCCGGCGTCAGTGAACTGAACACGCCCGAGGAATTCTACTACACCAGCTCGACCACCACGCAGCCGCGCAAGCCCGCTGCCCTGCGCCGCCTGGCCGGTACTGGCTCCTCGCCGCTGGTGACCTACGAAGGCACCGGCGCCTACTTCCTCGACCAACTGGCTACCGGCGTGTGGCGGCTGGAGGTGATGCCCGATGCCATTCAGGTGCGCGACCCGTTTGCCACTACCTCCCTGCGCCAGCCCGTTACGCGCATTGCCTGGAACACCCAGCCCCTGCGGTTAACCCTACCTAACCTGGGCTCCGACTTTACGGTGCGCGGGCTGAACGAAGGCAATACCTTCCAGGGTCAAGCCACGAATGGCACCGTGCACCTGCAGCCGGGCGTGTACATTGTGGCCGCGCGGAGCAAAAACACTAGCAACTTCACAGCCCAAACTACCCTGGGCGCAATCAAGCTAGGTGAGTTTGTGGCCCCGTCGGCTACCAACCTGCCTGTACAGGTGCTGCACACGGCCCCTACCCAGCTGCAAGCCGGGCAAGCTGCCACGCTCCAGGCCACGGTAGCCGGCGCCGCAGCCACCGACTCTTTGCTGCTAGTCGCGCAGCACTACTACGGCCCCACCCGCACCATTCCGATGCGCCGCCTCACGCTGACCACGGCCGAGGCCACGGTGCCCGCGAACTTGCTCTACCCCGGCCTGCTTCGCTACTGGATTGTCGTGAAAAGCAATACCCGAAACACCACCTTCCCCGGCGGCCACCCCGGCAGCCCCCGCGACTGGGACTACGCCCCGCGGGAGCAGTGGGAGGCCTCTATTGTGGCTGCTGGCACGGCCTTGCCGCTTTACGTAGCCAGCCAGGACCAGCAACGCACCGAAACCGGGGGCGTTAATGGGGGCGGCTGGGCCGATTACGTGACTACCAGCAATGGCCAGCTGGCGTTGCGCCTGCTTCAGAGTCCGCCGCCCGCTAGCCCCATTCCTTTCGCGGATCCGGCCGCGCCGGTAGCCTTTCTGCGTGCTTACTTCGGCGACCGGCTGGCTTCCCGTGCCTCCGATGTAAGCCGCTTTCAGGAGGTAGTGCTCCGCGGCCGGCGCGGGGCGGGAGCTGGCACGGTACGGCTGGTGCTGACCACCCGCGACGCCGCGGCCTACGTGGCCGACGTGGAGTTAGGCGCCGACATGCAGGAAGTACGGGTGCCCCTCACGGCGTTCCGGCCAGGGGCTCAGTCCTTGCTCCCGCGCCCCTACCCCAGTTTCCTACCACTCACCTTCCAAACGGTCGGCCCGGCTACCCTGCCGCTCGCTCAGGCCGAAGTGCTGCAAGTGCTCCTGGGGCCAACAACTGCTCCGGCTACCCCCGGACGACCTTTCCTTGACCTTGAATCGATATACCTGCGCTAA
- a CDS encoding M1 family metallopeptidase encodes MKLPALLAAALLSLPATAQQLPVPRNLQATYAKSTRAESGLPGPNYWQNSAEYKLKVSFDPTSRRVAGTVDIAYHNQSPDSLRQIWFKLYPNLYQKGAPRASGISPEDVSEGVKITKLTINGQALDVAKLRADFTNLTVLIPRAIGPKQTAQMSVTYSYVLNKGSHTRTGEVEPNADFVAYFFPRIAVYDDIDGWNRHPYLGSQEFYNDFANFSADITVPKNFVVWATGDLTNADKVLTKKYAQRLQDAERKDGITSIITEADLKARDITAPNAQNTWHFEAKNVTDFVFATTDHYVWQSSSLVVDPATKRRTRVDAVYNIKHKDYEEVIHFARQTVEAMSYTFPKWPFPYSHETIFDGLDQMEYPMMVNDNPTSTRQDAITLTDHEIFHTMFPFYMGINETKYGWMDEGWATIGEWLISGIIDPKLDDDYGIAPYAAAAATEVDLPIITLSTQQTGTAFFLNSYPKPGLGYLYVKDLLGDELFTKALHTYIRNWNGKHPMPFDFFNSMNAGAGRNLNWFWQRWFFDSGYPDLAIQQVQKTVTGYDVVVEAKGTKPVPVDLTITFQDNSTQKLHRTIAVWEQGARTVTVPVATTKPVKQVKLGATLVPDSYPKDNVWEGR; translated from the coding sequence ATGAAACTGCCCGCGCTTCTCGCCGCCGCCCTTCTTTCCCTACCTGCTACGGCCCAGCAGCTGCCGGTTCCTCGCAACTTGCAGGCCACCTACGCCAAAAGCACCCGCGCTGAATCGGGCCTGCCGGGTCCTAATTACTGGCAGAACTCCGCTGAGTACAAGCTAAAGGTCAGCTTCGACCCAACCTCGCGGCGGGTGGCGGGCACCGTGGACATTGCCTACCACAATCAAAGCCCCGACTCACTACGGCAAATCTGGTTTAAACTCTACCCCAACCTCTACCAGAAAGGCGCGCCGCGGGCTAGCGGCATCAGCCCCGAGGACGTGAGCGAGGGGGTGAAAATCACCAAGCTGACCATCAACGGGCAGGCCCTGGACGTGGCCAAGCTGCGCGCCGACTTCACGAACCTCACGGTTCTCATACCCCGCGCCATCGGCCCAAAGCAGACGGCGCAGATGTCGGTTACCTACTCCTACGTCCTCAACAAAGGCTCCCACACCCGCACCGGCGAGGTAGAGCCCAACGCGGATTTTGTGGCTTACTTCTTTCCGCGCATAGCGGTGTACGATGACATCGACGGCTGGAACCGCCACCCCTACCTCGGCTCCCAGGAGTTCTACAACGACTTCGCCAACTTCTCCGCCGACATCACCGTGCCCAAAAACTTCGTGGTGTGGGCCACCGGCGACCTGACCAATGCCGATAAAGTCCTGACCAAAAAGTACGCCCAGCGCCTCCAGGACGCGGAACGCAAGGACGGCATCACCAGCATCATCACCGAAGCCGACCTCAAAGCCCGGGACATTACCGCCCCTAATGCCCAGAACACCTGGCACTTTGAGGCCAAGAATGTGACCGACTTCGTGTTTGCCACCACCGACCATTACGTGTGGCAGTCGAGCAGCCTGGTGGTGGACCCCGCCACCAAGCGCCGCACCCGCGTGGATGCCGTGTACAACATCAAGCACAAGGATTACGAGGAAGTTATTCACTTTGCCCGCCAGACCGTGGAGGCCATGTCGTACACTTTCCCCAAGTGGCCCTTCCCCTACTCCCACGAAACCATTTTCGATGGCCTCGACCAAATGGAGTATCCGATGATGGTGAACGACAACCCCACCAGCACCCGCCAGGACGCCATTACGCTCACCGACCACGAGATATTCCACACGATGTTCCCGTTTTACATGGGCATCAACGAAACCAAGTACGGCTGGATGGACGAGGGCTGGGCCACCATCGGGGAGTGGCTGATTTCGGGCATCATCGACCCCAAGCTGGACGACGACTACGGCATTGCACCCTACGCCGCCGCCGCGGCTACCGAGGTTGATTTGCCCATCATCACGCTCAGCACCCAGCAAACCGGCACGGCCTTTTTCCTCAACTCCTACCCCAAGCCCGGCCTGGGCTACCTCTACGTGAAGGATTTGCTCGGCGACGAGCTGTTCACCAAGGCCCTGCATACCTACATCCGCAACTGGAACGGCAAGCACCCCATGCCCTTCGACTTCTTCAACTCGATGAACGCCGGGGCGGGCCGTAACCTCAACTGGTTCTGGCAGCGTTGGTTTTTCGACAGCGGCTACCCAGACTTAGCCATTCAGCAAGTGCAGAAAACTGTCACCGGCTACGACGTGGTAGTAGAAGCCAAAGGCACCAAGCCCGTCCCCGTCGACCTGACCATTACCTTCCAGGACAATTCCACCCAGAAGCTCCACCGCACTATTGCCGTCTGGGAACAAGGCGCCCGCACCGTCACGGTGCCCGTAGCCACCACCAAACCCGTGAAACAGGTGAAGCTAGGCGCTACCCTCGTGCCCGACAGCTACCCAAAGGATAACGTGTGGGAGGGGAGGTAG
- a CDS encoding Smr/MutS family protein: MNVGDRVRLLTGREEGIITRLLSDELVEVAIDNDFTIPVLRREVVVVAAEETKAFGQSAASVAAEKKAAASGAARAAKAAGVPAAAAPAPNKAEGPAPIKADKNLTPPVQKGLYLALTHQSPELLALQLVNHTDRDVLYTFGEERNGQYRGLSAERLAAKSASKPLGHWHLKDFDQWPAPVVQLLPFQLNGTTAFELLTKRLQFKAASFYTSRQPNVPVLQREAYLFQLDEKPAAPAVVAPEKLAETLKAQLTGNAPAKPAAVAPAPEPAKAIVAPPHEVDLHLEALMPEGGTEGLSNTAILKLQLEAFEDALSRALATNMHEIIFIHGSGNGTLRKELHKLLSRNRDIKFFEDSQKEKFGYGATLVRLK; the protein is encoded by the coding sequence ATGAACGTAGGAGACCGAGTACGCCTGCTTACCGGGCGCGAAGAAGGTATTATTACCCGCCTGCTCAGCGACGAGCTGGTGGAGGTAGCCATTGATAATGATTTCACCATTCCAGTGCTTCGCCGCGAGGTAGTGGTAGTAGCCGCCGAGGAAACCAAAGCTTTCGGGCAGAGTGCCGCATCCGTAGCGGCCGAGAAAAAAGCCGCAGCTTCCGGCGCGGCCCGGGCCGCTAAAGCCGCCGGCGTACCCGCTGCAGCAGCTCCTGCCCCCAATAAAGCGGAAGGTCCGGCGCCCATAAAGGCCGACAAGAACCTAACTCCGCCGGTTCAGAAAGGCTTGTATCTGGCCCTTACCCACCAGTCGCCGGAGCTGCTGGCTCTACAGCTTGTCAACCACACCGACCGGGACGTGCTGTACACGTTTGGTGAGGAGCGCAACGGGCAGTATCGCGGATTGTCGGCGGAGCGACTGGCGGCCAAATCGGCCAGCAAGCCCCTGGGCCACTGGCACCTCAAGGACTTCGATCAGTGGCCTGCGCCAGTGGTACAGCTGCTGCCATTTCAGCTCAATGGCACTACCGCCTTCGAGTTGCTAACCAAGCGCCTGCAGTTCAAAGCGGCCAGCTTCTACACCAGCCGTCAGCCCAACGTGCCCGTGCTGCAGCGCGAAGCCTACCTCTTTCAGCTCGACGAAAAGCCCGCCGCGCCGGCAGTGGTAGCCCCCGAGAAACTGGCCGAAACCCTGAAAGCCCAACTCACCGGCAACGCACCGGCCAAACCAGCCGCCGTAGCCCCTGCCCCGGAACCAGCCAAAGCCATTGTAGCCCCGCCCCACGAGGTAGACCTGCACCTGGAAGCCTTAATGCCGGAGGGTGGCACAGAAGGCCTGAGCAACACGGCCATTCTCAAGCTGCAACTAGAAGCGTTTGAGGATGCTCTGAGCCGGGCGCTGGCCACCAACATGCACGAAATCATCTTCATCCACGGCTCCGGCAACGGCACCCTGCGCAAGGAGCTGCACAAGCTGCTCAGCCGCAACCGCGACATCAAGTTCTTTGAGGACTCGCAGAAGGAGAAGTTCGGCTACGGCGCTACCCTCGTGCGACTGAAGTAG
- a CDS encoding YfiM family protein, whose product MVSIQPFRQLVACLTWWAALAVGVAAFPTPATAQIPRLPPLAAQVGAPVQTADTIKAQSDTSRLSRRLPVLAGGLVVSYSGTLYLLSQGWYTGERSRLHWFNDWPEWKQLDKAGHFWGAFHESRGAVDMLRWAGVPERRALWYGGFVGFLLQSPIELLDGRDPAYGASATDLAANFLGSVGLIGQQLAWNEVRIMPKYSFHTTSYAKLRPTVLGRSLAEQHLKDYNGQTYWLCADVGAWLPATSRWPRWLQPAVGYGAQQMVFNDPAANAALGLRSYRQYYLSLDVDLRRIPTRSKLLKRVFYVASIFHLPAPALEWNTKRGLVAHGLYY is encoded by the coding sequence ATGGTGTCTATTCAGCCGTTTCGCCAGCTCGTTGCCTGCCTTACGTGGTGGGCAGCCCTGGCAGTCGGGGTGGCCGCCTTCCCTACCCCGGCTACCGCCCAGATACCCCGGCTGCCGCCCCTAGCCGCCCAGGTCGGTGCCCCTGTTCAAACAGCTGATACAATAAAGGCCCAGTCCGATACCAGCCGTCTAAGTCGACGGCTGCCGGTGCTGGCGGGAGGGCTAGTGGTATCATATTCCGGAACGCTTTACTTGCTAAGCCAAGGTTGGTACACCGGCGAGCGAAGCCGCCTGCACTGGTTTAACGACTGGCCCGAGTGGAAGCAGCTCGACAAAGCAGGCCACTTCTGGGGGGCTTTTCACGAAAGCCGGGGGGCCGTGGATATGCTGCGCTGGGCGGGCGTGCCCGAGCGCCGGGCCCTCTGGTACGGTGGTTTTGTGGGATTTCTGCTGCAGAGCCCCATTGAGCTGCTGGATGGCCGCGACCCAGCCTACGGCGCTTCCGCCACCGACTTGGCCGCCAACTTTTTGGGCTCTGTGGGCCTGATTGGTCAGCAGTTGGCTTGGAACGAGGTACGCATCATGCCCAAGTACTCCTTTCATACCACGTCCTACGCCAAGCTCCGGCCTACTGTATTGGGCCGGAGCTTGGCAGAGCAGCACCTGAAGGATTACAACGGCCAGACGTACTGGCTGTGCGCCGACGTAGGAGCCTGGCTACCAGCCACCTCCCGGTGGCCCCGGTGGTTGCAGCCGGCCGTGGGGTACGGGGCCCAGCAAATGGTATTCAACGACCCGGCGGCCAATGCTGCCCTGGGCCTGCGCTCCTACCGCCAGTATTACCTTAGCCTCGACGTGGACCTGCGCCGCATTCCAACCCGCTCCAAGCTCCTGAAGCGCGTGTTCTACGTGGCAAGCATCTTCCACCTGCCAGCGCCCGCCCTGGAGTGGAACACCAAGCGCGGCTTGGTAGCGCACGGGCTGTACTACTAG